A genomic region of Miscanthus floridulus cultivar M001 chromosome 3, ASM1932011v1, whole genome shotgun sequence contains the following coding sequences:
- the LOC136547041 gene encoding GDSL esterase/lipase ACHE-like — protein MATAATATAGSRATALLLLLLSLALRASGAGAGAGGDCHFPAVFNFGDSNSDTGGLSSLFGAAPPPNGRTFFGMPTGRYCDGRLVIDFIAESLGLTHLSAYLNSIGSNFTQGANFATAGSSIRRQNTSLFLSGFSPISLDVQFWEFEQFINRSQLVYNNKGGIYREILPRAEYFSQALYTFDIGQNDITSSYFVNNSTEEVEAIIPDLMERLTSIIQSVYSRGGRYFWIHNTGPLGCLPYALLHRPDLTTPADGTGCSVTYNKVAQLFNLRLKETVASLRKTHPDAAFTYVDVYTAKYKLISQAKKLGFDDPLLTCCGHGGGRYNLDLNIGCGGKKQVNGTSVVVGKSCEDPSKRVSWDGVHFTEAANKFVFDQIVAGALSDPPVALRQACHSRGQ, from the exons ATGGCCACGGCCGCGACTGCCACCGCGGGGAGCAGAGCAaccgcgctgctgctgctgctgctctcgctggcGCTGCGGGCctccggcgccggcgcgggcgcTGGTGGCGACTGCCACTTCCCGGCCGTGTTCAACTTCGGCGACTCCAACTCGGACACGGGCGGGCTGTCGTCGCTCTttggcgccgcgccgccgcccaaCGGCAGGACCTTCTTCGGCATGCCCACCGGCCGCTACTGCGACGGCCGCCTCGTCATCGACTTCATCG CTGAAAGCCTGGGACTAACTCACCTCAGCGCGTACCTGAACTCAATTGGAAGCAACTTCACACAGGGAGCCAATTTTGCAACGGCTGGTTCGTCAATCAGAAGACAGAATACATCTCTGTTCCTCTCTGGCTTCAGCCCCATTTCCTTGGACGTGCAGTTCTGGGAGTTTGAACAATTCATCAACAGAAGCCAACTCGTGTACAACAACAAAG GTGGTATCTACAGGGAGATCCTACCAAGGGCAGAGTACTTCTCCCAGGCACTTTACACCTTCGACATCGGGCAAAACGACATCACCTCAAGCTACTTTGTTAACAATAGCACTGAAGAAGTCGAAGCCATAATCCCTGATCTGATGGAGAGGCTCACATCTATAATCCAG AGCGTGTACTCGCGTGGAGGAAGGTACTTCTGGATCCACAACACAGGACCGCTCGGCTGCCTGCCCTATGCGCTGCTGCACCGCCCTGACCTCACCACTCCAGCGGACGGCACCGGCTGCTCCGTCACCTACAACAAGGTCGCGCAgctcttcaacctcaggctcaaGGAGACCGTGGCGAGCCTCCGGAAGACGCACCCTGACGCCGCGTTCACCTACGTCGACGTCTACACCGCCAAGTACAAGCTCATCAGCCAGGCCAAGAAGCTCG GCTTCGACGACCCTCTGCTGACCTGCTGCGGGCATGGCGGCGGTCGGTACAACTTAGACCTGAACATCGGCTGCGGCGGGAAGAAGCAGGTGAACGGGACGTCGGTGGTGGTGGGGAAGTCGTGCGAGGACCCCTCCAAGAGGGTGAGCTGGGACGGCGTGCACTTCACCGAGGCCGCCAACAAGTTCGTGTTCGACCAGATCGTCGCCGGCGCGCTCTCGGACCCGCCCGTGGCGCTGAGGCAGGCGTGCCATAGCAGAGGGCAATGA
- the LOC136542510 gene encoding threonine--tRNA ligase, chloroplastic/mitochondrial 2-like isoform X1 has translation MAAPSASAPFLRSHPHRGSLFPSSPRHRPAAASLLGFPPRRPASSRRFPYTAVRSSSTASPSAPVEEAPAAAAPTGDAEEERVVLPTNESSETLLRIRHTCAHVMAMAVQKLFPNSKVTIGPWIENGFYYDFDMEPLTDKDLKKIKKEMDRIIRQNLPLVREEVSREEAQKRIEALNEPYKLEILESIKEEPITIYHIGEEWWDLCAGPHVESTGKINRKAVELESVAGAYWRGDEKNQMLQRIYGTAWENEDQLKAYINFKEEAKRRDHRRLGQDLDLFSIQGVPSAESSRSVQGLGKGVSGKPYPRLCNARRPRLEPGTFRSQADDAGGGLVFWHPKGAIIRHILEDSWKQIHLQHGYDLLYTPHVAKGDLWKISGHIDFYKENMYNQMDVEDEMYQLRPMNCPYHILVYKRKLHSYRDFPIRVAELGTVYRYELSGSLHGLFRVRGFTQDDAHIFCLEDRIKDEIRGVLDLTEKILGQFGFRYYEINLSTRPEKSVGTDDIWEKATIALKNALDDKGWEYKVDEGGGAFYGPKIDLKIEDALGRKWQCSTVQVDFNLPERFDITYVDSNSEKKRPIMIHRAILGSLERFFGVLIEHYAGDFPLWLAPTQARILPVTDNELQYCNEVASELKSRGLRVEVCHGERLPKLIRNAETQKVPLMAVAGRKEVQARTLTIRSRHNGEIGTMAVDEFITRLQLAVANKSSL, from the exons ATGGCGGCTCCATCCGCTTCCGCCCCCTTCCTCCGCTCCCACCCCCACCGCGGCTCGCTCTTCCCCTCGTCGCCGCGCCACCGTCCCGCGGCCGCTTCCCTGCTTGGGTTCCCTCCCCGCAGACCCGCCTCCTCCCGCAGGTTCCCATACACCGCGGTGAGGTCCTCCTCCACTGCCTCACCCTCGGCACCTGTAGAAGAGGCTCCCGCGGCCGCGGCCCCGACCGGAGACGCGGAGGAGGAGCGGGTGGTGCTCCCCACCAACGAGTCCTCCGAAACCCTGCTGCGCATCCGGCACACC TGCGCCCATGTGATGGCCATGGCTGTCCAGAAGCTGTTCCCCAACTCCAAGGTGACAATAGGTCCCTGGATAGAGAATGGTTTCTACTACGACTTTGACATGGAGCCCTTGACGGATAAGGACCTCAAGAAGATTAAGAAGGAGATG GATCGGATCATCAGACAGAACCTCCCGCTGGTGAGGGAGGAGGTGTCCCGAGAAGAGGCTCAGAAGAGGATCGAAGCACTCAATGAGCCTTATAAGTTGGAGATTTTGGAGAGCATTAAGgaagaaccaatcacaatataccACATTG GAGAAGAGTGGTGGGATCTCTGTGCCGGGCCTCATGTGGAGTCTACTGGAAAAATAAACAGAAAGGCTGTTGAGCTTGAGTCCGTTGCTGGTGCTTACTGGAGAGGTGATGAGAAAAACCAAATGCTACAAAGAATATATGGAACTGCTTGGGAAAATGAAGATCAATTGAAGGCTTACATCAACTTTAAGGAGGAAGCCAAGCGCCGAGATCATCGACGACTGGGTCAGGACCTTGATCTGTTCTCTATACAG ggcgtacccagtgcagagagctcccgctctgtgcagggtctggggaagggtgtcagtggcaagccttaccctcgcctgtgcaatgcgaggagaccgcgactcgaacccgggaccttccggtcacaggcg GATGATGCTGGTGGTGGTCTAGTATTCTGGCATCCAAAAGGCGCTATCATCAGACACATTTTAGAAGACTCATGGAAACAGATTCATTTGCAACATGGTTATGATCTACTGTACACTCCTCATGTTGCAAAGGGTGATCTTTGGAAGATCAGTGGACACATAGACTTCTACAAAGAGAACATGTACAATCAAATGGATGTTGAAGATGAGATGTATCAACTGCGGCCCATGAATTGCCCTTACCACATTTTGGTGTACAAGAGAAAACTACATTCATATAGGGATTTTCCTATCAGAGTGGCGGAGCTAGGAACTGTCTACAGATATGAGCTATCTGGTAGTCTGCACGGGTTGTTCCGTGTAAGAGGGTTCACACAG GATGATGCCCACATATTTTGCCTGGAGGACCGGATAAAAGATGAAATTAGAGGTGTTCTTGATCTAACTGAGAAAATACTTGGACAATTTGGTTTTCGGTATTATGAGATAAACCTTTCAACTAGGCCAGAAAAATCTGTTGGCACTGATGACATATGGGAAAAGGCAACGATTGCTCTGAAGAATGCATTAGATGATAAAGGTTGGGAATACAAGGTTGATGAAGGTGGAGGTGCTTTTTATGGTCCAAAAATCGATCTAAAAATTGAGGATGCTCTTGGAAGGAAATGGCAGTGTTCCACTGTGCAG GTGGATTTCAATTTGCCTGAACGGTTCGACATTACCTATGTTGATTCAAATTCTGAGAAAAAGCGACCCATCATGATTCATAGAGCTATCCTTGGGTCTTTGGAGCGCTTCTTTGGTGTCCTGATTGAACACTATGCTGGTGATTTTCCACTTTGGCTTGCCCCAACTCAAGCACGTATTCTACCTGTGACAGACAATGAG TTGCAATACTGTAACGAGGTGGCCTCAGAACTGAAATCAAGAGGGTTACGTGTTGAAGTCTGTCATGGAGAGCGCCTACCAAAGCTAATAAGGAATGCTGAAACACAAAAGGTGCCACTCATGGCAGTTGCTGGTCGTAAAGAAGTTCAAGCCAGGACCCTGACTATCAGGTCCAGGCACAACGGGGAGATCGGCACAATGGCCGTCGACGAATTCATCACGAGACTTCAACTTGCTGTTGCAAACAAATCGTCTTTATAG
- the LOC136542510 gene encoding threonine--tRNA ligase, chloroplastic/mitochondrial 2-like isoform X2, whose product MAAPSASAPFLRSHPHRGSLFPSSPRHRPAAASLLGFPPRRPASSRRFPYTAVRSSSTASPSAPVEEAPAAAAPTGDAEEERVVLPTNESSETLLRIRHTCAHVMAMAVQKLFPNSKVTIGPWIENGFYYDFDMEPLTDKDLKKIKKEMDRIIRQNLPLVREEVSREEAQKRIEALNEPYKLEILESIKEEPITIYHIGEEWWDLCAGPHVESTGKINRKAVELESVAGAYWRGDEKNQMLQRIYGTAWENEDQLKAYINFKEEAKRRDHRRLGQDLDLFSIQDDAGGGLVFWHPKGAIIRHILEDSWKQIHLQHGYDLLYTPHVAKGDLWKISGHIDFYKENMYNQMDVEDEMYQLRPMNCPYHILVYKRKLHSYRDFPIRVAELGTVYRYELSGSLHGLFRVRGFTQDDAHIFCLEDRIKDEIRGVLDLTEKILGQFGFRYYEINLSTRPEKSVGTDDIWEKATIALKNALDDKGWEYKVDEGGGAFYGPKIDLKIEDALGRKWQCSTVQVDFNLPERFDITYVDSNSEKKRPIMIHRAILGSLERFFGVLIEHYAGDFPLWLAPTQARILPVTDNELQYCNEVASELKSRGLRVEVCHGERLPKLIRNAETQKVPLMAVAGRKEVQARTLTIRSRHNGEIGTMAVDEFITRLQLAVANKSSL is encoded by the exons ATGGCGGCTCCATCCGCTTCCGCCCCCTTCCTCCGCTCCCACCCCCACCGCGGCTCGCTCTTCCCCTCGTCGCCGCGCCACCGTCCCGCGGCCGCTTCCCTGCTTGGGTTCCCTCCCCGCAGACCCGCCTCCTCCCGCAGGTTCCCATACACCGCGGTGAGGTCCTCCTCCACTGCCTCACCCTCGGCACCTGTAGAAGAGGCTCCCGCGGCCGCGGCCCCGACCGGAGACGCGGAGGAGGAGCGGGTGGTGCTCCCCACCAACGAGTCCTCCGAAACCCTGCTGCGCATCCGGCACACC TGCGCCCATGTGATGGCCATGGCTGTCCAGAAGCTGTTCCCCAACTCCAAGGTGACAATAGGTCCCTGGATAGAGAATGGTTTCTACTACGACTTTGACATGGAGCCCTTGACGGATAAGGACCTCAAGAAGATTAAGAAGGAGATG GATCGGATCATCAGACAGAACCTCCCGCTGGTGAGGGAGGAGGTGTCCCGAGAAGAGGCTCAGAAGAGGATCGAAGCACTCAATGAGCCTTATAAGTTGGAGATTTTGGAGAGCATTAAGgaagaaccaatcacaatataccACATTG GAGAAGAGTGGTGGGATCTCTGTGCCGGGCCTCATGTGGAGTCTACTGGAAAAATAAACAGAAAGGCTGTTGAGCTTGAGTCCGTTGCTGGTGCTTACTGGAGAGGTGATGAGAAAAACCAAATGCTACAAAGAATATATGGAACTGCTTGGGAAAATGAAGATCAATTGAAGGCTTACATCAACTTTAAGGAGGAAGCCAAGCGCCGAGATCATCGACGACTGGGTCAGGACCTTGATCTGTTCTCTATACAG GATGATGCTGGTGGTGGTCTAGTATTCTGGCATCCAAAAGGCGCTATCATCAGACACATTTTAGAAGACTCATGGAAACAGATTCATTTGCAACATGGTTATGATCTACTGTACACTCCTCATGTTGCAAAGGGTGATCTTTGGAAGATCAGTGGACACATAGACTTCTACAAAGAGAACATGTACAATCAAATGGATGTTGAAGATGAGATGTATCAACTGCGGCCCATGAATTGCCCTTACCACATTTTGGTGTACAAGAGAAAACTACATTCATATAGGGATTTTCCTATCAGAGTGGCGGAGCTAGGAACTGTCTACAGATATGAGCTATCTGGTAGTCTGCACGGGTTGTTCCGTGTAAGAGGGTTCACACAG GATGATGCCCACATATTTTGCCTGGAGGACCGGATAAAAGATGAAATTAGAGGTGTTCTTGATCTAACTGAGAAAATACTTGGACAATTTGGTTTTCGGTATTATGAGATAAACCTTTCAACTAGGCCAGAAAAATCTGTTGGCACTGATGACATATGGGAAAAGGCAACGATTGCTCTGAAGAATGCATTAGATGATAAAGGTTGGGAATACAAGGTTGATGAAGGTGGAGGTGCTTTTTATGGTCCAAAAATCGATCTAAAAATTGAGGATGCTCTTGGAAGGAAATGGCAGTGTTCCACTGTGCAG GTGGATTTCAATTTGCCTGAACGGTTCGACATTACCTATGTTGATTCAAATTCTGAGAAAAAGCGACCCATCATGATTCATAGAGCTATCCTTGGGTCTTTGGAGCGCTTCTTTGGTGTCCTGATTGAACACTATGCTGGTGATTTTCCACTTTGGCTTGCCCCAACTCAAGCACGTATTCTACCTGTGACAGACAATGAG TTGCAATACTGTAACGAGGTGGCCTCAGAACTGAAATCAAGAGGGTTACGTGTTGAAGTCTGTCATGGAGAGCGCCTACCAAAGCTAATAAGGAATGCTGAAACACAAAAGGTGCCACTCATGGCAGTTGCTGGTCGTAAAGAAGTTCAAGCCAGGACCCTGACTATCAGGTCCAGGCACAACGGGGAGATCGGCACAATGGCCGTCGACGAATTCATCACGAGACTTCAACTTGCTGTTGCAAACAAATCGTCTTTATAG
- the LOC136542511 gene encoding peroxidase 70-like, with protein sequence MAAAFSSHRFRHSKLSVLILALATVVAAARAQLSPTFYASSCPAALVTIKTAVRAAVVLDRRMGGSLLRLHFHDCFVQGCDASVLLDDTGNFTGEKSAGPNAGSLRGFGVVDTIKALLEALCPRTVSCADILAVAARDSVVALGGPSWTVQLGRRDSTTASLSTANTDLPSPASSLSTLLAAFARKGLSSTDMVALSGAHTVGQAQCQNYQARIYNDANINASFAASLRAGCPAAGGGGASAPLDASTPNAFDNAYYGDLVAQQGLLHSDQELFNGGSTDGLVRSYAATSARFSSDFAAAMVKMGGIGVLTGSSGEVRRNCRRVN encoded by the exons ATGGCTGCTGCGTTTAGCAGCCATCGCTTTCGCCACTCCAAGCTCTCAGTACTGATCCTGGCACTGGCCACGGTGGTGGCCGCCGCACGGGCTCAGCTGTCGCCGACGTTCTACGCCTCGTCGTGCCCTGCCGCGCTCGTCACCATCAAGACCGCCGTGAGggctgccgtggtgctggaccgGCGCATGGGCGGCTCCCTGCTCCGCCTTcacttccacgactgcttcgtgCAG GGCTGCGACGCGTCCGTTCTGCTGGACGACACGGGCAACTTCACCGGGGAGAAGAGCGCGGGCCCGAACGCGGGGTCGCTCAGGGGGTTCGGCGTCGTCGACACCATCAAGGCCCTGCTGGAGGCGCTGTGCCCGCGGACCGTGTCGTGCGCCGAcatcctcgccgtcgccgcccgtGACTCTGTCGTCGCG CTCGGAGGGCCATCGTGGACGGTGCAGCTCGGCAGGAGGGACTCCACCACGGCGAGCCTTTCCACCGCGAACACCGACCTCCCCTCGCCGGCGTCCAGCCTGAGCACCCTGCTCGCCGCATTCGCCAGGAAAGGCCTGAGCAGCACCGACATGGTCGCTCTGTCTG GAGCCCACACGGTGGGGCAGGCGCAGTGCCAAAACTACCAGGCCAGGATCTACAACGACGCCAACATCAACGCGTCCTTCGCGGCGTCGCTGAGGGCCGGCTGCCCGGCGGCCGGCGGGGGCGGCGCGAGCGCGCCGCTGGACGCGTCCACGCCGAACGCGTTCGACAACGCGTACTACGGCGACCTGGTCGCGCAGCAGGGGCTGCTGCACTCCGATCAAGAGCTCTTCAACGGCGGCTCCACGGACGGACTGGTCAGGAGCTACGCGGCCACCTCGGCGCGGTTCAGTAGCGACTTCGCCGCAGCCATGGTCAAGATGGGCGGCATTGGTGTCCTAACCGGGAGCAGCGGAGAGGTCCGGCGCAACTGCCGGAGGGTGAACTAG